In Elephas maximus indicus isolate mEleMax1 chromosome 7, mEleMax1 primary haplotype, whole genome shotgun sequence, the following proteins share a genomic window:
- the LOC126079422 gene encoding olfactory receptor 502-like: MDSLVDGNHTAVTGFIFLGLTEDPTLWVVLFTVVLCIYLVTICGNLSTIILIRISSQLHRPMYFFLSHLALTDIGYSSSVTPSMLVNFLVETNTISYLGCAMQVGSAAFFGTVECCLLAAMAYDRFVAICNPLLYSTKLSTQACDQLFSVVYVGAFLNASSFTISFFSLFFCGPNRVNHFFCDFAPLVELSCSDVSIPAVVPSYSVGFIIVVTVIVIAVSYVYILITIMKMCSTEGRHKAFSTCTSHLTAVTLFYGTTTFIYVMPKSTYSTDQNKVVSVFYMVVIPMLNPLIYSLRNNEIKAALKKQLGRKVFS; encoded by the coding sequence ATGGATTCCCTGGTGGATGGGAACCACACTGCAGTGACAGGGTTCATTTTCTTGGGCTTAACAGAAGATCCTACCCTTTGGGTCGTCCTCTTCACAGTCGTCCTATGCATCTATCTGGTGACCATATGTGGCAATCTCAGCACAATCATCCTTATCAGAATCTCTTCTCAGCTCCATCgtcctatgtattttttcctgagcCACTTGGCTTTGACTGACATAGGCTATTCATCCTCTGTCACACCCAGTATGCTTGTAAACTTCCTGGTGGAGACAAATACAATCTCCTATCTTGGATGTGCCATGCAAGTTGGATCAGCTGCTTTCTTTGGGACAGTTGAGTGCTGTCTTCTGGCTgccatggcctatgatcgctTTGTAGcaatctgcaacccactgctttaTTCAACTAAATTGTCCACGCAAGCCTGTGATCAGTTATTCTCTGTGGTTTATGTAGGTGCTTTTCTCAATGCTTCCTCCTTTaccatttccttcttttctttattcttttgtggACCAAATCGAGTCAATCATTTTTTCTGTGATTTTGCTCCTTTAGTCGAACTTTCTTGTTCTGATGTCAGTATCCCTGCAGTGGTCCCCTCATATTCTGTTGGCTTCATTATTGTGGTCACAGTGATTGTCATAGCTGTCTCCTATGTCTATATCCTCATCACCATCATGAAGATGTGCTCCACTGAGGGCCgccacaaggccttctccacctgcaccTCCCACCTCACTGCAGTCACTCTGTTCTATGGGACCACTACATTCATTTACGTGATGCCCAAGTCCACCTACTCTACTGACCAGAACAAGGTGGTATCTGTGTTCTACATGGTGGTGATCCCCATGTTGAACCCTCTCATCTACAGTCTCAGGAATAATGAGATTAAGGCTGCTCTCAAGAAGCAGCTTGGTAGAAAAGTATTTTCTTGA